A genomic window from Streptococcus sanguinis includes:
- a CDS encoding dTMP kinase has product MKNGILISLEGPEGAGKSSVLEALLPFLKNYGTGLITTREPGGVQIAEAIREVILKPSHTAMDAKTELLLYIASRRQHLTERVLPALAQGKIVLMDRFIDSSVAYQGYGRGLDVSDIEWLNQFATDGLKPDLTLYFDIDVEEGLARIAKNESREVNRLDLEGLDLHQRVRQGYLAILDKEPERFVKVDASQSLDKVVADSLTIIQERFGNLS; this is encoded by the coding sequence ATGAAAAATGGTATTTTGATTTCGCTGGAAGGTCCGGAAGGGGCTGGAAAGTCGAGTGTGTTGGAAGCCTTGCTTCCTTTTTTGAAAAATTATGGCACTGGTCTGATTACGACACGGGAGCCGGGCGGTGTCCAGATTGCGGAGGCTATTCGCGAAGTGATTTTGAAACCTAGCCACACGGCTATGGATGCAAAGACTGAGCTCTTGCTGTACATTGCCAGCCGCCGCCAGCACTTGACTGAGCGGGTTTTACCAGCTTTGGCGCAAGGGAAAATCGTCTTGATGGACCGTTTTATCGATAGTTCGGTGGCCTATCAAGGCTACGGCCGAGGGCTGGATGTATCTGATATTGAATGGCTCAATCAGTTTGCGACAGATGGACTCAAGCCTGATTTGACTCTCTATTTTGATATTGATGTGGAAGAAGGGCTGGCGCGGATTGCTAAGAACGAAAGTCGAGAGGTGAATCGGCTTGATCTGGAAGGTTTGGACTTGCATCAGCGGGTTCGGCAGGGCTATTTGGCGATTCTTGATAAGGAACCCGAGCGCTTTGTCAAGGTAGATGCCAGCCAATCTTTGGATAAGGTAGTGGCTGATAGTTTGACCATCATTCAGGAACGATTTGGGAATCTGTCATGA
- the yabA gene encoding DNA replication initiation control protein YabA, protein MDKKDLFDALDDFSQTLLVTLAEVEAVKKNLKSVVEENIALHLENDKLRERLGEVEKEAPTKTKKNRDNLRKLYYDGFHVCTDFYGQRRENDAECMFCDELLFRE, encoded by the coding sequence ATGGATAAAAAAGACTTATTTGACGCCTTAGATGATTTTTCACAGACGCTTTTAGTGACCCTTGCTGAGGTGGAAGCTGTCAAGAAAAATCTCAAGAGTGTGGTAGAGGAAAATATTGCTCTGCATCTGGAAAATGACAAGCTGAGGGAGCGCTTGGGAGAGGTGGAGAAGGAAGCTCCGACCAAGACCAAGAAAAACCGAGATAATCTGCGCAAGCTTTACTATGACGGCTTTCATGTCTGTACGGATTTCTATGGCCAGCGCCGGGAGAATGACGCAGAGTGCATGTTCTGTGATGAATTGTTATTTAGGGAGTAG
- the rsmI gene encoding 16S rRNA (cytidine(1402)-2'-O)-methyltransferase: protein MQVQKSFKGETAYGKLYLVATPIGNLDDMSIRMVNTLKEVDRIAAEDTRNTGLLLKHFGIETKQISFHEHNAKEKIPVLLDMLQRGNDIAQVSDAGLPSISDPGHDLVQAALEAGITVVPIPGPSAGITALIASGLAPQPHIFYGFLPRKAGQQKEFFTSKKSYPETQIFYESPHRVRATLENMLPVYGDRQVVLVRELTKIHEEYQRGQISELLAYTAEHPPKGECLLIVAGAAEDAQQEISQEQILAEIDLLVEAGSKKNHAIKNVAKRYGRNKSELYAVYHGNMD, encoded by the coding sequence ATGCAGGTTCAAAAAAGTTTTAAGGGAGAAACTGCCTACGGCAAGCTTTATCTGGTTGCGACTCCTATTGGCAATCTGGATGATATGAGTATCCGTATGGTCAATACTTTGAAAGAGGTCGATAGGATTGCGGCTGAAGATACGAGAAACACCGGCCTGCTGCTTAAGCATTTTGGGATTGAGACTAAACAAATCAGCTTTCACGAGCACAATGCCAAGGAGAAAATCCCAGTTCTCTTGGACATGCTTCAAAGAGGAAATGATATAGCCCAGGTTTCGGATGCTGGTCTGCCCAGTATTTCTGATCCTGGACATGATTTGGTTCAGGCAGCGCTAGAAGCTGGAATTACTGTAGTGCCGATTCCTGGTCCTAGTGCTGGAATAACAGCCTTGATTGCCAGCGGATTGGCTCCACAACCGCATATTTTCTATGGTTTTCTACCTAGAAAGGCTGGCCAGCAGAAGGAATTTTTCACTAGCAAAAAATCCTATCCTGAGACCCAAATTTTCTACGAATCCCCTCATCGGGTTCGGGCTACGCTGGAAAACATGCTGCCAGTTTATGGTGACCGCCAAGTCGTCTTGGTGCGCGAGCTGACTAAGATTCACGAAGAGTATCAGCGAGGGCAGATTTCAGAATTGTTGGCTTATACGGCTGAACATCCGCCTAAAGGAGAGTGTCTCTTGATTGTAGCTGGGGCGGCAGAAGATGCTCAACAAGAAATATCTCAAGAGCAGATCCTAGCTGAAATTGATCTTTTAGTTGAAGCCGGCAGCAAAAAAAATCATGCCATCAAGAACGTCGCCAAGAGATACGGCAGGAACAAGAGCGAGCTCTATGCGGTTTATCATGGAAATATGGATTGA
- the serC gene encoding 3-phosphoserine/phosphohydroxythreonine transaminase, producing the protein MTIYNFSAGPAVLPKEVLKKAQAEFLDYAQSGMSVMELSHRSKEFDDIIKEAESLLRELMDIPDNYRVLFLQGGASTQFSMIPLNLTQGGKAYYLVAGSWGKKAYTEAVKLSKFIPFEPILLASSEDLNYTEIPSFDEKEIDPQAAYVHLTTNNTIEGTAIYDLPATNGVPIVADMSSNILAAQYRVEDFGLIYAGAQKNIGPAGVTVVIIREDLLDDEPVLSSMLDYRIQSDNGSLYNTPPTFAIYMAKLVFEWVKELGGVAEMEKLNREKSGLLYDFIEQSDFYRSPVRYKEQRSVANIPFVSPTPELDAKFNKEAAAEGFKNIKGHRSVGGMRASLYNAFPLQGVKDLIAFMQKFEEENS; encoded by the coding sequence ATGACGATTTACAATTTTTCTGCTGGACCGGCAGTATTGCCCAAGGAAGTCTTGAAAAAAGCTCAGGCTGAGTTTTTAGACTATGCCCAAAGTGGCATGAGTGTGATGGAGCTGTCCCACCGATCCAAGGAATTTGACGATATTATCAAAGAAGCTGAGAGCTTGCTGCGTGAGCTCATGGATATTCCAGACAATTACCGCGTGCTCTTCCTGCAGGGTGGGGCTTCTACCCAGTTTAGTATGATTCCCCTTAATCTAACTCAAGGTGGAAAGGCCTATTACCTAGTGGCTGGATCTTGGGGAAAGAAAGCTTACACTGAAGCAGTCAAACTGTCTAAGTTTATTCCTTTTGAGCCTATTCTCTTGGCTTCGTCAGAGGATTTAAATTACACAGAAATTCCTTCTTTTGATGAAAAGGAGATTGATCCGCAGGCGGCTTATGTGCATCTGACAACCAATAATACTATCGAAGGAACGGCTATTTATGATCTGCCTGCAACAAATGGCGTACCGATTGTGGCGGACATGTCTTCTAATATCCTTGCTGCTCAGTACCGAGTAGAGGATTTTGGTTTGATTTATGCTGGGGCTCAGAAGAATATCGGACCTGCCGGCGTGACAGTTGTCATTATCCGAGAAGACTTGCTGGATGATGAGCCAGTTCTATCTAGTATGTTAGATTACCGCATTCAGTCAGACAATGGCTCTCTTTACAATACACCACCGACTTTTGCCATCTATATGGCCAAGCTGGTCTTTGAGTGGGTCAAGGAGCTGGGTGGCGTAGCAGAAATGGAAAAGCTCAACCGTGAAAAATCAGGCCTTTTGTACGACTTCATTGAGCAGTCTGATTTTTACCGCAGTCCAGTCCGTTATAAGGAGCAACGCTCAGTCGCCAATATTCCCTTTGTATCACCAACTCCAGAGCTGGATGCCAAGTTTAACAAAGAGGCCGCAGCAGAGGGATTCAAGAATATCAAGGGGCACCGCAGTGTAGGCGGTATGAGAGCTAGTCTCTACAATGCCTTTCCGCTCCAAGGAGTCAAGGACTTGATTGCCTTTATGCAGAAATTTGAAGAAGAGAATTCTTAA
- a CDS encoding phosphoglycerate dehydrogenase, which yields MVFSVKTFNNINQIGLKELGNAFQIDGDKSDNPDAYILRSQNLHGQEFPSKLKAIARAGAGTNNIPVDQATAQGIVVFNTPGANANAVKEAVLASILLSARDYIAANSWANGLSGDDVPKQVEAGKKQFAGTEISEKTLGVIGLGAIGGRIANDAYRLGMNVLGYDPYVSIETAWNISSHVKRVADIKEIFEKSDYITIHVPLTEDTRATFDQEAFGLMQKGTTLINFARGELVDNAALFDALETGVIKRYITDFGVEELLRHPQITVFPHLGGSTEEAELNCAIMAGKTIRRFMETGEIINSVNFPNVRQALSAPYRITLINKNVPNIVARISTAVSDLNINIDNIINRSKGDYAYTLLDLDESDESKIQDLVDKFENSDNIVRVRLIKK from the coding sequence ATGGTCTTTAGTGTCAAAACCTTTAACAATATCAATCAAATCGGGCTTAAGGAGCTGGGCAATGCTTTTCAGATTGACGGAGACAAGTCTGACAATCCAGATGCTTATATCCTCCGTAGTCAAAACCTGCATGGACAGGAATTTCCGAGCAAGCTCAAAGCCATTGCGCGGGCCGGAGCAGGAACCAATAATATTCCGGTCGACCAGGCAACAGCTCAGGGAATTGTGGTCTTCAACACGCCAGGAGCTAATGCCAATGCGGTGAAAGAAGCGGTCTTGGCTTCCATTCTTCTGTCTGCCCGTGACTATATCGCAGCTAACAGTTGGGCTAACGGCCTTTCTGGAGATGATGTTCCCAAGCAAGTAGAAGCTGGTAAGAAACAGTTTGCTGGGACAGAGATTTCAGAGAAGACTTTGGGAGTCATTGGTCTGGGAGCTATCGGCGGTCGTATTGCCAATGATGCCTATCGTCTGGGGATGAACGTCCTAGGCTACGATCCTTATGTATCCATTGAAACAGCTTGGAATATCTCTAGTCATGTCAAACGGGTAGCGGATATTAAGGAAATCTTTGAGAAGAGTGATTATATCACTATCCACGTGCCCCTGACTGAGGATACACGCGCTACTTTCGATCAGGAGGCTTTTGGTCTCATGCAAAAGGGAACAACCCTTATCAACTTTGCCCGTGGAGAGCTGGTGGACAATGCTGCCCTCTTTGATGCCTTGGAAACAGGTGTTATCAAGCGCTATATCACAGACTTTGGTGTAGAAGAACTACTCCGTCATCCGCAGATTACAGTCTTTCCGCATTTGGGTGGCTCGACAGAGGAAGCTGAGCTGAACTGTGCTATTATGGCTGGGAAAACTATCCGCCGCTTCATGGAAACGGGGGAAATTATCAACTCTGTGAATTTCCCTAATGTCCGTCAGGCTCTCTCAGCGCCTTATCGGATTACTCTGATTAACAAAAATGTACCGAATATTGTGGCTCGGATTTCAACAGCGGTCAGTGATTTGAATATCAATATTGACAATATCATCAATCGTTCCAAAGGCGAT